The following are from one region of the Limibacillus halophilus genome:
- the ispH gene encoding 4-hydroxy-3-methylbut-2-enyl diphosphate reductase, which yields MQGKPLTILLAGPRGFCAGVERAILIVERALEVYGAPVYVRHEIVHNRFVVESLEAKGAIFVKELDEVPSGVPVIFSAHGVPKSVPAEADRRELLYVDATCPLVSKVHREAERHHAQGRHIVMIGHAGHPEVVGTLGQLPPGAISLVESLEDVARLEPPAGKRLSFVTQTTLSVDDTAEIVAALQARFPAIEAPRKEDICYATTNRQQAVKALAPECDALLVVGAPNSSNSRRLVEVAQRAGCDRAYLVQRASDIDWAALEGVSTLGITAGASAPDVLVEEMIAACRERYDVTLQERVQTREDVHFKLPRVLQGAGADQ from the coding sequence ATGCAAGGTAAGCCGCTCACGATTTTACTGGCCGGACCACGCGGGTTTTGTGCAGGCGTAGAGCGCGCCATTCTGATCGTGGAGCGCGCCCTGGAAGTTTATGGTGCACCGGTCTATGTGCGCCATGAGATCGTGCACAACCGTTTCGTGGTCGAATCGCTGGAAGCCAAGGGCGCGATTTTCGTCAAGGAACTTGATGAAGTGCCGAGTGGCGTGCCGGTGATCTTCTCTGCGCATGGCGTGCCAAAGTCGGTCCCGGCGGAGGCTGACCGACGGGAATTGTTGTATGTCGATGCGACCTGTCCGCTGGTTAGCAAAGTGCATCGGGAGGCCGAGCGCCATCACGCGCAAGGACGGCACATCGTGATGATCGGCCATGCCGGGCACCCTGAAGTCGTCGGTACATTGGGTCAATTGCCGCCCGGCGCCATCTCGTTGGTCGAATCCCTCGAAGATGTGGCGCGGCTCGAACCGCCCGCGGGCAAACGGCTGTCTTTCGTGACGCAGACGACGCTCTCGGTCGACGATACCGCAGAAATCGTCGCTGCCCTGCAGGCACGCTTCCCTGCTATCGAGGCACCCCGCAAGGAAGATATCTGTTATGCCACGACAAATCGCCAGCAGGCCGTCAAGGCGCTGGCGCCGGAGTGTGATGCACTGCTTGTCGTAGGCGCTCCCAATTCATCCAACTCGCGGCGTCTGGTGGAAGTTGCCCAACGGGCGGGCTGTGACAGGGCTTACTTGGTCCAGCGCGCGAGCGATATTGATTGGGCGGCATTGGAAGGTGTTTCCACCTTGGGGATAACGGCCGGCGCTTCAGCGCCGGATGTGTTGGTTGAGGAAATGATTGCCGCCTGCCGTGAACGCTATGACGTGACCCTGCAGGAGCGTGTGCAGACACGTGAGGATGTACATTTCAAGCTGCCAAGAGTGCTCCAGGGCGCTGGGGCGGACCAGTAA
- the gcvT gene encoding glycine cleavage system aminomethyltransferase GcvT, producing the protein MAEQSENLRHTPLYDLNVQLGGRMVPFAGYAMPVQFPDGIIKEHNHARDAAGLFDVSHMGQAILEGSNGHDPAVALETLLANDIQALAPGRTRYSQLLNEQGGIMDDLMVTRRADGPGLFLVVNAACKDADLAHIEKRLDGKASLTRIEDRALLALQGPAAAAVLARFAPDCGALVFLEQRAMEVAGVPCLVGRLGYTGEDGYEISVPEAEAEGLARRLLGEPEVKPIGLGARDSLRLEAGYCLYGHDIDTTTTPVEADLAWSISKRRRQEGGFPGDKIILQQFADGPQRKRIGLQPEGRSPIREGTPLADSSGQEVGIVTSGGFSPSCQGPVAMGYLPPALATPGTEVSAIVRGKAVPCRVVTLPFVPSRTVSTKK; encoded by the coding sequence GTGGCGGAACAATCAGAAAACCTGCGGCACACGCCGCTCTATGACCTCAATGTGCAACTGGGCGGACGCATGGTCCCTTTCGCGGGCTATGCGATGCCCGTGCAGTTCCCGGACGGCATTATCAAAGAACACAACCACGCGCGCGACGCGGCCGGACTTTTCGATGTTTCCCATATGGGTCAGGCGATCCTGGAAGGCAGCAACGGCCATGATCCTGCTGTCGCCCTCGAAACCCTGCTAGCCAATGACATTCAAGCCCTGGCGCCGGGCCGCACCCGTTACAGTCAACTGCTGAACGAACAAGGCGGCATCATGGATGACCTGATGGTGACCCGGCGTGCAGACGGTCCCGGGTTGTTCCTGGTCGTCAACGCCGCCTGCAAGGACGCTGACCTGGCGCATATCGAGAAACGGCTAGACGGCAAGGCGTCGCTCACCCGAATCGAGGACCGCGCGTTGTTGGCGTTGCAAGGTCCCGCTGCCGCAGCCGTGTTAGCGCGCTTCGCGCCGGATTGCGGCGCTCTCGTGTTTCTTGAGCAGCGCGCAATGGAGGTTGCAGGCGTTCCCTGCTTGGTCGGTCGCTTGGGATACACCGGCGAGGACGGCTATGAGATCTCGGTGCCTGAAGCCGAGGCCGAGGGTTTGGCGCGACGCCTACTGGGCGAACCCGAAGTAAAACCAATTGGCCTGGGGGCTAGAGATTCACTACGGCTGGAAGCCGGATACTGCCTCTACGGGCACGATATCGATACCACCACCACGCCGGTCGAGGCGGATCTAGCCTGGAGCATCAGCAAGCGGCGGCGGCAGGAGGGCGGTTTCCCGGGCGACAAGATTATCCTCCAACAGTTCGCCGATGGGCCTCAGCGCAAGCGTATCGGCCTGCAACCGGAAGGGCGCTCGCCGATTCGCGAAGGCACGCCGCTGGCGGACAGCAGCGGTCAGGAAGTTGGCATCGTGACCAGCGGCGGATTCAGCCCTAGCTGCCAGGGACCGGTGGCGATGGGATATCTGCCTCCAGCGCTGGCCACACCCGGGACCGAAGTATCGGCAATTGTACGCGGCAAGGCAGTGCCCTGTCGTGTCGTCACCCTGCCATTTGTGCCCAGTCGCACGGTGAGCACAAAAAAGTAA
- the gcvH gene encoding glycine cleavage system protein GcvH — MSSIKFSEDHEWVVVEGDIGKVGITNYAQEQLGDVVHVELPEVGRSLSKGDEAAVIDSVKAASEVYAPVDGEITEINESLADDFSKVNSDPQGDGWFFKIKMSDASQLDGLMDQAAYDDFIAGL; from the coding sequence ATGTCGAGCATCAAGTTTAGCGAAGATCACGAATGGGTCGTTGTCGAAGGCGATATTGGTAAGGTCGGCATCACCAATTACGCGCAAGAACAACTGGGCGATGTTGTCCATGTCGAATTGCCGGAAGTCGGACGCAGCCTTTCCAAGGGCGACGAGGCGGCCGTGATTGATTCCGTGAAGGCGGCCAGCGAGGTCTACGCACCGGTTGATGGTGAGATTACGGAGATCAACGAAAGCCTGGCTGACGACTTCAGCAAGGTGAATAGCGACCCTCAGGGCGATGGTTGGTTCTTCAAGATCAAAATGTCCGACGCCAGCCAGCTTGACGGCCTGATGGATCAGGCCGCCTACGACGACTTTATCGCCGGTCTCTGA
- a CDS encoding homoserine kinase, translating into MAVYTEVSDEELQAFLREYEIGEMLSLKGIAEGVENSNYVLHTASGYYILTLYEKRVDPADLPFFLGLMEHLAEAGISCPVPIKGRDGSALRELCGRPAAIISFLDGLWPKRIHPWHCQRLGAALAELHLAGESFQIRRDNALSLDGWRGLVDTCEGRADEIEPGLAGLIRQELNFLEANWPSDLPEGVIHADLFPDNVFFVGERLSGVIDFYFACNDFLAYEIAVCLNAWCFESDASTFNATKARMLLQSYQSVRPLSEAELAALPILARGSALRFLLTRLYDILNHPPGAYVTPKDPREYCRKLRFHQLVKGPGAYGLG; encoded by the coding sequence ATGGCGGTTTACACGGAAGTCTCCGACGAGGAACTGCAGGCGTTTCTGCGGGAGTATGAAATCGGTGAGATGCTTTCGTTGAAAGGCATCGCCGAGGGTGTTGAGAACTCCAATTATGTGCTGCACACCGCCAGCGGATACTACATCCTAACCCTCTATGAGAAACGCGTTGATCCAGCCGATCTGCCCTTTTTTCTGGGGCTGATGGAGCATCTGGCGGAAGCCGGTATTTCCTGCCCGGTCCCAATCAAAGGCCGCGACGGCTCTGCGTTGCGCGAGCTTTGCGGGCGGCCCGCCGCCATAATCTCCTTCCTGGACGGCCTTTGGCCCAAACGCATTCACCCCTGGCACTGCCAGCGGCTTGGCGCGGCCCTGGCGGAATTGCATCTTGCCGGTGAATCCTTTCAGATCAGACGGGACAACGCCCTGTCCCTCGATGGCTGGCGCGGGCTTGTCGACACCTGTGAGGGGCGGGCCGATGAAATTGAACCGGGCCTTGCGGGCTTGATACGTCAGGAGTTGAATTTTCTGGAGGCCAACTGGCCAAGCGATTTGCCGGAGGGTGTCATTCATGCGGACCTCTTTCCGGACAATGTTTTTTTCGTCGGAGAGCGCCTCTCCGGCGTGATCGATTTCTATTTCGCCTGCAATGACTTCCTGGCCTACGAGATTGCCGTTTGCCTGAACGCCTGGTGCTTCGAGAGCGACGCCAGCACTTTCAATGCGACCAAGGCCCGCATGCTTCTGCAGTCCTACCAGAGTGTCCGCCCCTTGAGCGAGGCCGAGTTGGCGGCTTTGCCGATCCTGGCGCGGGGCAGTGCGCTGCGGTTTTTGCTCACGCGGCTCTATGACATTCTCAATCACCCGCCGGGGGCATATGTCACGCCCAAGGACCCAAGAGAATACTGCCGAAAGCTGCGGTTCCATCAACTGGTGAAAGGGCCCGGAGCCTACGGCCTGGGATGA
- a CDS encoding CDGSH iron-sulfur domain-containing protein — MADPIPAQKGPYKVSVEAGRKYFWCACGRSQKQPFCDGSHKGTGLNPVPFSAEQSKDLWFCGCKATSKQPFCDGTHAKL, encoded by the coding sequence ATGGCCGATCCAATCCCCGCCCAGAAGGGTCCTTACAAGGTTTCAGTCGAGGCGGGGCGAAAATACTTCTGGTGCGCTTGCGGGCGCAGCCAGAAACAGCCATTTTGCGATGGGTCGCACAAGGGAACGGGATTGAACCCCGTACCTTTTTCGGCTGAACAATCAAAAGACTTGTGGTTTTGCGGCTGCAAGGCGACCAGTAAGCAGCCGTTTTGCGACGGCACCCACGCGAAGCTTTGA
- a CDS encoding FAD-binding oxidoreductase, which translates to MTDHTPYQDDGRLKRLKDSLIERLGPQAIIDQPDDLVPYVTERRGRYKPQTPFVVRPASTQEVSETLKLCTALEVPIVPQGGNTGLVGGGVPYEGRGEVILNLGRMNKIRSLDPDNYSITVEAGCILQRIQEAAADVDRLFPLSLGAEGSCQIGGNLSTNAGGIHVIRYGNMRDLVLGVEAVLPDGRIWNGLRSLRKDNTGYDLKQLFIGGEGTLGVVTAAVLKLFARPRETAVAFVAVQGPEAAVKLLGDLRRASGEAVLAFEIIPRIALDFALKHVAGTIDPLGQPAAWYILVELAAGRPDSGLGDLLEEALSEAFESELVLDATVARSEAQAQQIWFIREAIVEAQKHEGGSIKHDVSVPVAAVPRFLELATAKVREMIPGIRPVPFGHLGDGNIHFNLSQPLGADREAYLAQWEVVNEEVHMIVHALGGSISAEHGLGRLKLEENKRFKEPIELEMMRAIKAVFDPKGLMNPGKMID; encoded by the coding sequence ATGACAGACCATACCCCCTACCAAGATGACGGACGGCTCAAGCGCCTCAAGGACTCGTTGATTGAGCGGCTTGGACCACAAGCGATCATCGACCAGCCCGACGACCTCGTTCCCTACGTCACTGAACGGCGGGGTCGGTACAAACCCCAGACTCCCTTCGTCGTCAGACCCGCGTCGACCCAAGAGGTCTCGGAGACCCTTAAGCTCTGCACTGCCCTGGAGGTGCCGATCGTGCCACAGGGCGGCAACACAGGGCTGGTGGGCGGTGGCGTGCCCTACGAGGGGCGCGGCGAGGTGATCTTGAATCTTGGTCGTATGAATAAAATTCGCTCACTCGATCCGGACAACTACAGCATCACCGTTGAGGCAGGTTGCATCCTGCAACGGATCCAAGAGGCGGCGGCGGACGTCGACAGGCTGTTTCCCCTTAGTCTGGGCGCAGAGGGATCCTGCCAGATCGGGGGCAATCTTTCGACAAACGCCGGCGGTATCCACGTAATCCGCTATGGGAATATGCGTGACCTCGTGTTGGGGGTGGAAGCGGTTTTACCCGATGGCCGCATCTGGAACGGTCTACGGTCGCTCAGGAAGGACAACACCGGCTACGACCTGAAACAGCTGTTCATCGGTGGCGAAGGAACCCTGGGCGTGGTCACGGCAGCGGTCCTCAAGCTCTTTGCGCGCCCACGGGAAACCGCCGTCGCCTTTGTTGCGGTTCAAGGCCCGGAGGCGGCGGTCAAGCTGCTAGGCGATCTTCGGCGCGCATCCGGCGAGGCGGTTCTCGCCTTTGAGATCATCCCGCGCATTGCCCTCGATTTTGCCTTGAAGCATGTCGCCGGGACCATCGACCCCTTGGGTCAGCCAGCGGCTTGGTACATCCTTGTTGAGTTGGCGGCCGGACGCCCGGACTCGGGTCTGGGCGACTTGCTGGAAGAGGCTTTATCGGAAGCTTTCGAGTCGGAGCTTGTTTTGGACGCCACCGTCGCCCGCAGTGAAGCACAGGCACAGCAGATCTGGTTCATCCGCGAGGCCATCGTCGAAGCCCAGAAGCACGAAGGCGGCTCAATCAAGCATGACGTCTCGGTGCCGGTAGCCGCAGTTCCAAGGTTTCTGGAGTTGGCGACCGCCAAAGTGCGGGAAATGATACCCGGAATTCGCCCTGTGCCCTTCGGACATCTGGGTGACGGCAACATCCACTTCAACCTCAGCCAGCCGTTGGGCGCCGACCGGGAGGCCTATCTGGCCCAGTGGGAAGTGGTGAACGAAGAGGTCCATATGATCGTTCATGCATTGGGGGGGTCAATTTCCGCCGAACACGGTTTGGGACGCCTGAAGTTGGAAGAGAACAAGCGGTTTAAAGAGCCGATCGAATTGGAGATGATGCGGGCAATCAAGGCCGTCTTCGATCCCAAGGGGTTGATGAACCCGGGCAAGATGATCGACTAA
- a CDS encoding DUF4169 family protein, whose protein sequence is MNNIVSLKQVRRRREKVEQEARAAENRRKHGRTKAERLAAAQEAQRDSQRIEAHRMETDKIDEKEGR, encoded by the coding sequence ATGAACAACATCGTTAGCTTGAAACAGGTGCGTCGCCGGCGTGAGAAAGTCGAGCAGGAAGCCCGCGCGGCCGAGAACCGTCGTAAGCACGGACGCACCAAGGCCGAGCGGCTTGCGGCGGCGCAGGAAGCGCAACGCGACAGCCAGCGCATCGAAGCCCACCGTATGGAAACTGATAAGATCGATGAGAAGGAGGGTCGGTGA
- the gcvP gene encoding aminomethyl-transferring glycine dehydrogenase, which yields MNTTRTSLPSLEGQEEFATRHIGPDDREVAEMLAVLKVDSLDELIEQAVPASIRTSLTGDFPDPLTERQALERLSGYAARNKVVKSMIGLGYHDTELPTVILRNVLENPGWYTAYTPYQPEISQGRLEALLNFQTMIADLTGMELANASMLDEATAAAEGMTLCHRLAKSKSDRFFVDARTLPQTIAVLETRAQPLGIELIVGDATSELAKTEVFGVLLQNPDLDGRVRDLSETIAVAHEQGALAVVAADPLSLVLVKSPGAMGADVVVGSAQRFGVPMGFGGPHAGFMATKDDYKRSLPGRIVGVSVDRKGNRALRLALQSREQHIRREKATSNICTAQVLLAVLAGFYATYHGPEGLRRIAARVQRQASILAAGLKRLGATLANDVFFDTLVVEAGGDADGFIERALAEGINLCSLGDGKVGIAIDETTERRHLMAVLRAYGKGDPDFTVLDLDAEVTDSLPQDLLREDEILTHPIFHAYRSETEMLRYLRLLQEKDVALDRSMIPLGSCTMKLNATTEMIPITWPGFAKIHPFAPLDQSEGYRTLIGELEDWLAKLTGFAAVSLQPNAGSQGEYAGLLTIRKYHESRGEGQRNICLIPSSAHGTNPASAIMAGMSVVVVKCDDHGNIDVEDMKAKAAANKDRLAALMVTYPSTHGVFEEAIVDICELIHEHGGQVYMDGANLNALLGIAQPGVIGADVMHMNLHKTFCIPHGGGGPGVGPIGLAEHLAPFAPNHPMQAEAGPELGLGPVSAAPWGSALILPISWAYIAMMGRSGLKQATKVAILNANYIAARLGDTFPVLYTGANGRVAHECIIDLRPLKDLAHVSNEDVAKRLIDYGFHAPTMSWPVPGTLMIEPTESEAKAELDRFCEAMISIRAEAAKIEAGDWPETDNPLVNAPHTAELLLADDWQHPYSRSEAAYPVKGLRGDKYWAPVGRVDNAYGDRNLVCSCPPLDSYQDAAE from the coding sequence ATGAACACGACTCGCACCAGCCTTCCCAGCCTTGAAGGCCAGGAGGAATTCGCCACCCGCCATATCGGCCCCGACGACAGGGAGGTCGCCGAAATGCTGGCGGTCCTGAAGGTCGACAGCCTGGATGAGCTCATCGAACAGGCCGTGCCCGCCAGCATCCGCACCTCCTTGACCGGCGATTTTCCCGACCCCCTGACCGAGCGCCAGGCCCTTGAGCGCCTGAGCGGATACGCCGCCCGCAACAAGGTCGTGAAATCGATGATCGGCCTGGGATACCACGATACCGAACTGCCCACCGTCATTTTACGCAACGTGCTCGAGAATCCGGGTTGGTACACGGCCTATACGCCCTACCAGCCTGAAATCAGCCAAGGGCGCCTGGAAGCGCTTCTGAATTTTCAAACTATGATCGCCGACCTGACGGGCATGGAACTGGCAAACGCCTCGATGCTCGACGAGGCCACGGCGGCGGCGGAGGGAATGACCCTTTGTCATCGTCTCGCCAAGTCGAAAAGCGACCGCTTCTTTGTCGATGCAAGGACGTTGCCGCAGACCATCGCGGTTCTGGAGACCAGAGCGCAGCCCCTGGGCATCGAACTGATCGTCGGCGACGCCACTAGCGAGTTGGCGAAAACCGAGGTGTTTGGCGTTCTGCTGCAAAACCCTGACTTGGATGGCCGGGTGCGTGATCTCAGCGAGACCATAGCCGTGGCTCATGAACAAGGCGCCTTGGCGGTTGTCGCAGCCGATCCGTTGTCGCTGGTGCTGGTGAAATCACCGGGTGCCATGGGCGCAGATGTCGTGGTCGGAAGCGCCCAGCGATTCGGCGTGCCGATGGGTTTCGGCGGGCCGCATGCGGGTTTTATGGCAACCAAGGATGACTACAAGCGCTCGCTGCCCGGGCGCATCGTCGGCGTGTCCGTCGACCGCAAGGGTAATCGCGCCCTGCGTCTTGCCCTGCAAAGCCGGGAGCAGCATATCCGCCGCGAGAAGGCGACCAGCAACATTTGCACGGCTCAGGTTCTCTTGGCAGTGCTGGCGGGTTTCTACGCCACGTATCATGGGCCGGAAGGCCTGCGCCGCATTGCGGCGCGCGTCCAGCGCCAAGCCAGCATCCTGGCAGCCGGCTTGAAGCGACTAGGGGCCACGCTGGCCAACGACGTTTTCTTCGACACGCTTGTTGTGGAAGCCGGCGGTGATGCCGACGGCTTCATCGAGCGTGCCTTGGCCGAAGGCATCAATCTTTGCTCACTGGGCGATGGCAAGGTCGGTATCGCAATCGACGAGACTACCGAACGGCGGCATTTGATGGCCGTCCTTCGGGCCTATGGGAAGGGTGATCCGGATTTCACGGTACTCGATCTGGACGCAGAGGTGACGGACTCCTTGCCGCAGGACCTCCTCCGAGAAGACGAGATATTGACTCATCCCATCTTCCACGCCTACCGCTCGGAAACCGAGATGTTGCGGTACCTGCGATTGCTTCAGGAAAAGGACGTGGCGCTGGATCGCTCGATGATCCCGCTCGGGTCTTGCACCATGAAGCTCAACGCCACCACGGAGATGATTCCCATCACCTGGCCGGGTTTTGCCAAGATTCACCCCTTTGCGCCCCTCGATCAAAGCGAAGGATATCGCACGCTGATTGGCGAGTTGGAGGACTGGCTGGCCAAACTCACGGGATTTGCCGCCGTATCCCTGCAACCCAACGCGGGTAGCCAGGGCGAATATGCCGGGCTGCTGACCATCCGCAAATATCATGAAAGCCGCGGCGAGGGACAGCGTAACATCTGCCTCATCCCCAGTTCGGCGCACGGCACAAACCCAGCCAGCGCCATCATGGCCGGAATGAGCGTTGTCGTGGTGAAGTGCGACGACCACGGCAACATCGATGTGGAAGACATGAAAGCCAAGGCGGCAGCCAACAAAGATCGGCTGGCGGCGCTCATGGTCACCTACCCTTCCACCCACGGCGTGTTCGAGGAAGCCATCGTCGATATCTGCGAGCTGATCCACGAGCATGGCGGTCAGGTCTATATGGACGGAGCCAACCTGAACGCGCTTCTGGGCATCGCCCAACCAGGCGTGATTGGCGCCGACGTCATGCATATGAATCTGCACAAGACTTTCTGCATACCGCATGGCGGCGGTGGCCCCGGCGTCGGACCGATTGGTTTGGCCGAACACCTCGCACCCTTTGCCCCGAATCATCCGATGCAAGCGGAAGCCGGCCCGGAGCTTGGTCTCGGCCCCGTTTCAGCCGCGCCTTGGGGTTCGGCGCTGATCTTGCCGATTTCCTGGGCCTACATCGCCATGATGGGCCGAAGCGGCCTGAAGCAGGCGACAAAGGTCGCCATCCTCAATGCGAACTACATCGCCGCACGTCTGGGCGACACCTTCCCGGTGCTTTATACAGGCGCGAACGGCCGCGTTGCCCATGAATGCATTATTGACCTCAGACCTTTGAAGGATCTGGCGCATGTCAGCAACGAGGACGTTGCCAAGCGCCTCATCGATTATGGTTTCCATGCACCGACCATGTCCTGGCCGGTCCCGGGCACCTTGATGATCGAACCGACCGAATCAGAGGCGAAGGCAGAGCTTGATCGTTTCTGCGAAGCCATGATCTCGATCCGTGCGGAAGCGGCGAAGATCGAGGCCGGTGATTGGCCGGAGACGGACAACCCACTGGTCAACGCGCCGCACACTGCCGAGCTGTTGCTGGCGGACGACTGGCAGCACCCCTACAGCCGAAGCGAAGCCGCCTACCCCGTCAAAGGTTTGCGCGGCGACAAGTATTGGGCACCGGTGGGGCGTGTGGACAACGCCTACGGCGACCGTAATCTGGTGTGTTCCTGTCCGCCGCTGGACAGCTATCAGGACGCTGCGGAATGA
- the rnhA gene encoding ribonuclease HI produces MTVKEPLIEIFTDGACSGNPGPGGWGAVLRYNAHEKELSGSEPDTTNNRMEMMAAIVALEALKRPSRVRLTSDSTYLRDGITKWIHSWRAKGWKTAAKKPVKNQDLWQRLEAAMAPHTVEWEWVKGHSGHPENERADELARLAVKQLKSGDVV; encoded by the coding sequence ATGACGGTGAAAGAACCATTGATCGAGATATTTACCGACGGCGCTTGCAGCGGTAATCCTGGACCGGGCGGCTGGGGCGCGGTGCTGCGCTACAACGCGCATGAGAAGGAACTTTCCGGTTCGGAACCCGACACGACTAATAACCGCATGGAGATGATGGCGGCGATTGTGGCGCTTGAGGCGCTCAAGCGGCCATCACGGGTGCGCCTGACCAGCGACTCGACTTATCTGCGCGACGGTATCACCAAGTGGATTCATAGCTGGCGCGCCAAGGGCTGGAAGACCGCTGCGAAGAAGCCGGTCAAGAACCAGGACCTTTGGCAGCGCCTGGAGGCGGCCATGGCACCCCACACAGTCGAATGGGAATGGGTGAAGGGCCACAGCGGACATCCCGAGAACGAACGGGCCGACGAGCTCGCACGGCTGGCCGTCAAGCAGCTTAAGTCCGGCGACGTGGTTTGA
- a CDS encoding acyl-CoA dehydrogenase, whose protein sequence is MQDYRAPIEDMRFVLTELAGLDRISTLAGYEDATPDLVDAILEEAAKLAGNVLSPINQSGDLQKARFENGVVRTPDGFAGAYRQFVDGGWNALPFDPEYGGQGLPWLVAAPLTEMWNSANMAFALCPLLTQGAVELLQTHGSKSQKDQYLAKLIAGEWTGTMNLTEPQAGTDVGAVKTRAQPEGDHYRITGQKIYITYGEHDFTDNIIHMVLARTPGAPAGPKGISLFVVPKFLLDENGSPAKHNDLRCVSIEHKLGINGSPTCVMAYGDHEGAVGYLIGEENRGLEYMFTMMNNARLTVGIQGIAIAERAYQQARAFAFERVQSKEIDKPGGGAAAIIKHPDVRRMLASMKCQVEAARAIAYRASAELDLAKRAPEENARQGHQVDGIDLLTPLVKAWSTDLGVEIASTGVQVHGGMGFIEETGAAQHYRDARITPIYEGTNGVQALDLVGRKILRYKGETARRFCARVIDETAALKGSENVTATARSVGEATKILEQATDWLVETGSRDLRKAAASATPYLRLFATVAGGWQMAIAAARAESKLANSDGDPVFMAAKVKTAAFYADTVLPQCSGLMVSATKGADSTLAFTDEEL, encoded by the coding sequence ATGCAGGATTATCGGGCGCCTATCGAGGACATGCGCTTTGTCTTGACCGAACTAGCGGGATTGGACCGGATTTCAACGCTTGCCGGTTACGAGGATGCAACCCCGGATCTGGTCGATGCGATCCTTGAGGAAGCCGCCAAACTGGCCGGTAACGTGCTGTCACCGATCAACCAGTCGGGCGACCTACAGAAGGCACGCTTCGAAAACGGCGTCGTACGCACACCCGACGGGTTTGCGGGCGCCTACCGCCAATTCGTCGACGGTGGGTGGAACGCCCTGCCCTTCGATCCGGAGTATGGCGGCCAGGGGCTGCCCTGGTTGGTAGCGGCCCCACTGACCGAGATGTGGAACAGCGCCAACATGGCCTTCGCGCTTTGCCCGCTGCTGACTCAAGGCGCCGTCGAACTCCTGCAAACACACGGCAGTAAATCGCAGAAGGACCAGTATCTCGCCAAGCTTATCGCCGGAGAATGGACCGGAACGATGAACTTGACCGAGCCACAGGCCGGCACCGATGTCGGTGCGGTAAAGACGCGGGCACAGCCGGAAGGCGACCACTACCGGATCACGGGCCAGAAGATTTACATCACCTATGGTGAGCACGATTTTACCGACAACATCATCCACATGGTGCTGGCGCGCACGCCGGGCGCACCGGCTGGACCCAAAGGCATCAGCCTTTTCGTGGTACCAAAATTCCTCCTCGACGAAAACGGTAGCCCCGCCAAGCACAACGACCTGCGCTGCGTATCCATAGAGCACAAGCTGGGCATCAATGGTTCGCCGACCTGTGTCATGGCCTATGGCGACCATGAAGGCGCTGTTGGTTATCTGATCGGCGAGGAAAATCGCGGGCTCGAGTACATGTTCACTATGATGAACAACGCCCGCCTGACGGTCGGCATCCAGGGCATCGCCATTGCTGAACGTGCCTACCAGCAAGCCCGCGCCTTTGCGTTCGAGCGCGTGCAATCCAAGGAAATCGACAAGCCCGGCGGCGGGGCGGCGGCAATCATCAAGCACCCTGACGTGCGGCGCATGCTGGCGTCGATGAAATGCCAGGTGGAGGCGGCCAGGGCGATCGCCTACCGTGCTTCGGCCGAGTTGGACCTCGCCAAGCGCGCGCCGGAGGAGAATGCGCGACAAGGCCATCAAGTTGATGGGATCGACCTGCTGACGCCGCTCGTCAAAGCCTGGAGCACGGATTTGGGTGTCGAGATTGCTTCAACCGGCGTCCAGGTCCACGGCGGCATGGGCTTCATCGAGGAGACCGGGGCGGCGCAGCATTATCGGGATGCACGCATAACGCCCATCTACGAGGGTACCAACGGGGTCCAGGCCCTGGACCTCGTCGGGCGCAAAATACTGCGCTATAAGGGCGAAACCGCCCGTCGCTTCTGTGCCCGCGTCATCGATGAGACGGCTGCCCTGAAGGGCTCGGAAAACGTGACCGCGACCGCGCGATCCGTGGGCGAGGCAACCAAGATCCTGGAACAGGCAACGGATTGGCTCGTCGAAACGGGCAGCCGCGACCTGCGCAAGGCAGCCGCATCGGCAACGCCCTATCTCAGATTGTTTGCCACGGTTGCCGGCGGTTGGCAGATGGCGATCGCCGCAGCCCGCGCCGAGTCAAAGCTTGCGAACAGCGACGGCGATCCCGTTTTTATGGCAGCGAAGGTTAAGACGGCCGCCTTCTATGCCGACACGGTCTTGCCTCAGTGCTCAGGCCTGATGGTTTCGGCCACCAAGGGCGCGGACAGCACGCTCGCCTTTACGGACGAAGAACTGTAA